A genome region from Dickeya dadantii NCPPB 898 includes the following:
- a CDS encoding TDP-N-acetylfucosamine:lipid II N-acetylfucosaminyltransferase produces the protein MTTLIHVLGADIPHHNQTVLRFFNDTLAPSLPSHQVRRFMVVSAAELSGHAYPALQIARFADQKALARAVVVQAREDRSVRFFFHGQFNPWLWLALLCGGISTTQAYWHIWGADLYEEARGWRYRWFYRLRRLAQRRVARVFATRGDIDYFRRRYPAAATSLLYFPTRMSLHAASPHEKAPDALLTILVGNSGDRSNRHLAALDAIHRQFGVQARVIVPMGYPAGNHAYIEQVAQHGLALFGADRCRVLRESLAFDDYLALLRTCDLGYFLFHRQQGIGTLCLLIQLGVPFVISRHNPFRLDLSQQRLPVLLGEETLNQAMVRDAREQLAHIDTRQIAFFSPGYEQGWRQALSLVAGDCDD, from the coding sequence ATGACCACACTTATTCACGTTCTGGGGGCGGATATTCCCCACCATAATCAGACGGTGCTGCGTTTCTTTAATGATACGCTGGCGCCGTCGCTGCCGTCGCATCAGGTACGGCGGTTTATGGTCGTCTCGGCGGCTGAACTCTCCGGGCATGCCTATCCGGCGTTGCAGATAGCGCGTTTCGCTGACCAGAAAGCACTGGCGCGTGCCGTGGTGGTGCAGGCGCGTGAAGATCGATCGGTCCGTTTCTTTTTTCACGGCCAGTTTAACCCCTGGCTGTGGCTGGCGTTGCTGTGCGGCGGTATCAGCACGACGCAGGCGTACTGGCACATCTGGGGCGCGGACCTGTATGAGGAAGCCCGCGGCTGGAGATACCGCTGGTTTTACCGTCTGCGACGGCTGGCGCAGCGGCGGGTCGCTCGGGTGTTCGCCACCCGCGGCGACATCGACTATTTCCGGCGGCGATATCCGGCCGCGGCGACGTCGCTGCTCTATTTCCCCACCCGCATGAGCCTGCATGCGGCGAGTCCACATGAAAAAGCGCCGGACGCGCTGCTGACTATTCTGGTCGGCAACTCCGGCGATCGCAGCAACCGCCATCTGGCGGCGCTTGATGCCATTCATCGTCAGTTTGGCGTGCAGGCGCGGGTGATCGTGCCGATGGGGTATCCGGCCGGCAACCATGCCTACATTGAGCAGGTGGCGCAGCACGGGCTGGCGTTGTTCGGCGCTGACCGTTGCCGGGTGTTGCGTGAATCACTGGCGTTCGATGACTATCTGGCGTTGCTGCGCACCTGCGATCTCGGCTACTTCCTGTTTCACCGCCAGCAGGGGATTGGCACCCTGTGTTTGCTGATCCAACTGGGCGTACCGTTCGTCATCAGTCGTCATAACCCGTTCCGGCTTGATTTGTCGCAACAGCGCCTGCCGGTGCTGCTTGGCGAGGAGACGCTGAATCAGGCGATGGTGCGTGACGCCCGCGAGCAACTGGCGCACATCGATACCCGGCAGATTGCGTTCTTCAGCCCCGGCTATGAACAAGGGTGGCGGCAGGCGTTGTCACTGGTGGCGGGAGACTGTGATGACTGA